A stretch of the Aphis gossypii isolate Hap1 chromosome 2, ASM2018417v2, whole genome shotgun sequence genome encodes the following:
- the LOC114121764 gene encoding solute carrier family 46 member 3-like: MTYDTSGVKREKQSPPEDNHESWQAMSIMSKAKFMLKHCTVEPMLGCYIVSSVLASLATQNLNLQKACRVNLHLDNATCSALESRSMDNYTKEDEVIVQELVADMIIWKTIVQSSIPSVLIIFIGSWSDRNHKRKPCMLIPIIGEFLTSIGLLVCTYYFYDLPMEVAGLVESVPPAMTGGWMTMFMAVFSYVGDVTTVKMRTLRIGIVNVFCSVGVPIGTALSGVLFRELGFYGVYIIATVLYIFAFVYGMVFIKETKPVISIESKEPPRDTSCLDFLKDFFSLSHIKEAVRVTFKEGQYNRRLRIIALMVVVIVVMGPLHGEMSVMYLFTRVRFNWDEVNYSMFSTYSMITNLVGTMFSVGVFSHMLQIDDALIGVISCMSKILAGFVYAFATTDFVFYLAPLVDIVNGTSFIAMRSIISKLVPPDELGKVNSLFGVCEALVPLIYGPMYSAVYKATLKTVPGAFFLLGGALTAPAALIFLWMYNEHKKEQREKEAEIKDEEKKSATLKKKNSLDFRISSHDFDLKTILDRRTQTHRGSGQFSSLGLDNIAFQMEEGTTKG; the protein is encoded by the exons ATGACTTACGACACCAGTGGGGTGAAACGCGAGAAGCAGTCGCCGCCGGAAGACAATCACGAATCATGGCAGGCAATGAGCATCATGTCAAAAGCCAAATTCATGTTGAAACACTGTACGGTGGAGCCGATGCTGGGGTGCTATATAGTGTCCAGCGTGCTGGCATCGCTCGCCACGCAAAATCTGAACTTGCAGAAGGCGTGCCGGGTGAACCTCCACCTGGACAACGCCACGTGCTCGGCACTGGAGAGCCGTTCGATGGACAACTACACGAAAGAAGACGAGGTGATCGTTCAAGAGTTAGTGGCCGATATGATAATATGGAAAACGATCGTGCAGAGTAGTATACCGTCAGTGCTGATAATATTCATCGGATCGTGGAGCGATCGGAATCACAAACGCAAACCGTGCATGTTGATACCAATCATCGGTGAATTTCTCACCAGCATCGGCCTGTTGGTCTGTACTTACTACTTTTACGATCTCCCGATGGAGGTGGCCGGGCTCGTGGAGTCCGTACCGCCGGCCATGACCGGTGGATGGATGACCATGTTCATGGCGGTGTTCAGCTATGTAGGAGACGTGACTACG gtGAAAATGCGCACGTTAAGAATTGGTATAGTGAACGTTTTCTGTTCTGTGGGCGTGCCCATCGGCACCGCATTATCTGGAGTACTGTTCCGAGAACTTGGATTTTACGGTGTATACATCATAGCtacagtattatacatatttgcaTTTGTGTATGGCATGGTTTTTATCAAAGAAACGAAACCAGTGATTAGTATCGAAAGCAAAGAGCCACCGAGGGACACCTCCTGTTTGGATTTCCTCAAGGACTTTTTCAGCCTGAGCCATATCAAAGAGGCCGTTCGAGTGACGTTTAAAGAAGGACAGTACAACCGAAGACTAAGAATCATTGCTTTAATGGTTGTTGTCATCGTTGTAATGGGCCCTTTGCAtg gTGAAATGTCTGTGATGTATTTGTTTACACGTGTACGTTTCAATTGGGACGAAGTGAACTACAGTATGTTTTCCACGTATTCTATGATTACTAACCTAGTAG gTACAATGTTTTCGGTCGGAGTGTTCAGTCACATGCTGCAAATTGACGATGCTTTAATCGGAGTAATATCGTGTATGAGTAAAATATTGGCCGGATTTGTTTACGCGTTTGCTACTACAgatttcgtattttatttag caCCACTAGTTGACATCGTAAACGGCACGTCGTTTATTGCCATGAGATCAATCATTTCAAAACTTGTACCACCAGATGAACTAG GAAAAGTTAACTCGCTGTTCGGCGTATGTGAAGCTCTAGTACCCTTAATTTACGGACCAATGTACAGCGCTGTTTACAAGGCTACACTGAAAACAGTTCCAGGAGCATTTTTCTTACTCGGTGGTGCATTAACTGCTCCTGCAGCTctcatattttt atGGATGTACAATGAACATAAAAAGGAACAGAGAGAAAAAGAAGCAGAGATCAAAGATGAAGAAAAGAAATCTGCTAcgctgaagaaaaaaaatagtttagacTTCAGGATATCCTCTCATGACTTCGACTTGAAAACCATATTAGATAGACGAACACAGACTCATAGAGGTTCAGGGCAATTTTCAAGTCTAGGATTGGACAACATAGCATTCCAAATGGAAGAAGGAACTACTAAAGGCTAA